Sequence from the Bremerella volcania genome:
ATTCTAATCTAGATCGACCCGCTATGTACATAAACGCGCCGGTCTAAGGAGCTTCTCGCCCAATTAAGCTAGAAGACTCGACCCTTAACCAACACTCGGCCAAAAGGCAACTTCCTGAAAAAGCCACTTTTTTTTGAATACCTCGCGTTATGAATCGCGAATGATGGATAAGTCTTAGTAGGCATGCCCTTTTCCTATCGTATTCCTGCCAACCGCCGCGATTCAGTGGCTCGTAGTCATCGCTCATTCCGGGAGTTTTCATTATTTCCGACCACAGCGACCCGCCGTCAACGGATTCCAGAGCCAGAAGCACCCCGGTACTCCCACTAGCCAGCAGCGAGATCGATGAGCGTTTCGTCTCGCTAATTGCACGGCATCAATTACCGCTGACAGCCTTCTTGAGAACGATTGTTCGCACTTCCGCGGACGTTGACGACGTTTTGCAGGAAACCAATTTAGTCCTGTGGCGAAAACGAAACGAATACGATCCGACTCGTCCATTTGCAAGCTGGGCATGTCGGATTGCTCACTTGCAGGCACTCTCCTTCTTTAAGTCTCGAGGGCGAAAGTCGCACATCCCACTCAGTGAGGAATTGATCGAAGACTTGGCAAGGCGCGCCGCGATGCAGATGGAACAGATTGACGAACGCGCGGAAGAGCTTCGTCGGTGCGTTGCCAAGTTGCCGGCCAATCAGAGGTCGATTCTTCAATCGCGTTATCAAAACAATGTTTCCATCAACGACATCGCCAAACGTCTGGGACGTCAACCTCAGGCCGTGGCAATGACACTCTACCGAATTCGAAAGTCACTGAAAGAATGTGTCGAACGGGCTCTTCGTATCGAGGTGCCAACATGAGCGACCAAGTCTCTCCCGAAACTCGACTCGAATTTGAACGCCTTATCACTGGATTGCTTGGTGGGAATCTGAGTGAAGCCGAAGACGCAAGACTATCGCAAATCATTGAGCGTTCGACGGAACTGCGTCAGTTGTATGTCGACCAGATCGTGTCGGATACGCTACTCCAGTGGACGCAGATCGACTATTCGGATCCGCCGACTGAACCAGAGCCTGTCGAGGTCCATAACCAGATCATCGAGACGATTCAGGAACAAACACTGGTCCCATCCCAGCGGCGTCTTGAAAGCTGGCAAAGCGCGGGCTTGATATTAGCTGCTCTCTCCGCGACGGTACTTCTGGCCGTGTTCCTCTGGCCAGGTCGGCAAAAAGATCGACCAAATAACTTGGCTGTCGATGTACCCAATTCACCCACGATTGCGGCAATCCTTATCGATAGTGAAGATGCCATCCTGGCTGACTCTAATGGCGACTTGGAATATGGCATGCCCTTTCGAGAAGGCGAGCACCTCAAATTAGACGCAGGATTGGTTCGTCTGGCATTCGAATGCGGCAGCGGTGTGACCTTACAGGGACCGGCCGAGTTAGAATTCCATTCCGCCTGGAAAGCGGTGCTGCATCGAGGCAAACTGGCCGCGGTCGTTCCGGAAGAAGCTCGCGGATTTACCATTTTTACGCCCGACATGAAAATCGTAGACCTTGGCACCAAGTTTGGGGCTGAGGTCGATGCGACCGGTCAAGCGAGTGTCCAGGTGTATGAAGGCGAAGTCACCGTCCAATCACGTAAGGCTCCTGAGTCCGACAAAGCCCTACTGCTTAGCGCAAAAGCAACTTCGCGTTACTCCCAGTCTCGAACAGATTTCACGGATATTTCTCTGGCCAGCGTCGATTCAAGCGACCGTGTCTCACTGCCATCGCTCGAACAGATTCAATTGGCTCGAAACGGCCAATATCCGCCGGCCATGCATACGATGCCCCTCTCGGAAGCTCTCTCGCGATTGGGGAAAATACCTGCTTCCGTCGAACAAGCTGTACCAGCGAAAGCTTGGTTGGTCGAAGACTTCTCTCCCTTCCAGCAAAATGAAACGGGCAAAGGTGTATTTCATCCTTGGATTGTCGATGGAAAATTTGCTCGCGTCGCGATCTTGGATACTCCCTTACGTTGGCAGGGGATATCGGGAGATCCCTATGTCGTCGAGATGGATGGCCGTGATCCGGCATTTCCATCCATCTGCAATCGGTTGGAAACACAACTGCCCACACCGCTGAACCAAGATTTCTGCTTCAGCTTCCTAG
This genomic interval carries:
- a CDS encoding sigma-70 family RNA polymerase sigma factor produces the protein MDERFVSLIARHQLPLTAFLRTIVRTSADVDDVLQETNLVLWRKRNEYDPTRPFASWACRIAHLQALSFFKSRGRKSHIPLSEELIEDLARRAAMQMEQIDERAEELRRCVAKLPANQRSILQSRYQNNVSINDIAKRLGRQPQAVAMTLYRIRKSLKECVERALRIEVPT
- a CDS encoding FecR domain-containing protein — translated: MSDQVSPETRLEFERLITGLLGGNLSEAEDARLSQIIERSTELRQLYVDQIVSDTLLQWTQIDYSDPPTEPEPVEVHNQIIETIQEQTLVPSQRRLESWQSAGLILAALSATVLLAVFLWPGRQKDRPNNLAVDVPNSPTIAAILIDSEDAILADSNGDLEYGMPFREGEHLKLDAGLVRLAFECGSGVTLQGPAELEFHSAWKAVLHRGKLAAVVPEEARGFTIFTPDMKIVDLGTKFGAEVDATGQASVQVYEGEVTVQSRKAPESDKALLLSAKATSRYSQSRTDFTDISLASVDSSDRVSLPSLEQIQLARNGQYPPAMHTMPLSEALSRLGKIPASVEQAVPAKAWLVEDFSPFQQNETGKGVFHPWIVDGKFARVAILDTPLRWQGISGDPYVVEMDGRDPAFPSICNRLETQLPTPLNQDFCFSFLGRYQGLDPDDFFALWFDNHLGKGISHSTRPNAGIRFGEYFARLKLDHQDNRPVTGDDVRFFLVGRLRKSSMSKFSQIELWINPDVQSIGPPDLVYELPPGQGAEVLSTLGFRMGKDTEPHDKLWIDRLLIDFDLTNVLQASPTS